The Brienomyrus brachyistius isolate T26 chromosome 7, BBRACH_0.4, whole genome shotgun sequence DNA segment TTGTCGGTTCTCCCAGTATGTCACTCCTTCTGTACACCAaccagctgacaggaaagcgACCTCTCTGCTTCATTAAGGGTCATTAATTTTGTTTTCCAGAGCAGAAGAAAGGTCATGATTAGCTGACCGTCCACCCCGTCATGCAGAAACACAGAATTCGGCTAGAGATCCAACACGTCAGCGGTATCTTAGATATCAGGGGCAGCACAGACTTCCTGATGCTGATTGATGAACTTTTGGTTGGGTGTTCTTCTGAAGAATTCACATGCAGCtgtactcatacacacacactaccaGACTATTGCAGTTAGGTATCACAGGAACACCTTTCTGCATTTCAAATGTGTTTATATCTTATGCATCATTGCGCTGAGACAACAATAAAGTTACTTCGACTTTGAAATCTAAAGTCAATAAAACACTGGAAGGGATGGGATGGGTGTGAAGATACTAACTGCCAGTGTAGTTACATGAGTATAGTTTACTCGCAGCTTGAGCACCGCAGCAAATCAGAGATGTAACCCACATGAGTCACCATCTCAGGAACATCCCAGGGCGATGCTTCCGGTGTGCTCTGGCTGAACGATTTGAACTTTACTCCTCTTGATTACATATATGTATGAATACGTGTATCtgtaaatacattacatgtagaACATAGTGTCACAGTGTTGCTTCGTTCATTGACATGGCTTTTCTTGTGAACCGCAATAAGCTTGGAAACCAGAGAAACAAAGTATATCCTCTGTGTGCTGTTTTCCTGCCACTTTGTGCATTTGTGATACTGATGAATCAGCAACAGGAAATGATTGGAGATAAATGCCTTCTTAGGCTTTGTTGCAGCacttattcattttttattttttttttgaggtggGGGGTCTTGGCCCCTCCCACCAAATCCTTCAGTCATCCTCCCCGACTCCTTTCTCTTTCCTCTTCCATGGCTGCGGGTGGCTCATTATTTCGTCATGATGAATCTCTGAGTCACATCTGCATGCGTTTCCCTGTAACCACTTTGCTATTTGGCTGTATTTCAACTGCACCTGCAAAGTGTGATAACTGAACCTAAATATGACTATCTCATCGGACAGATTATGTTTTTTTAGCTGGCCTTTATTGTTCAACTTTCAGTTTCATCATTACATGTAGTACGTCGCCAGTACCTGTATTCCGCAGTTCACCATGGAGTACTTGCATATTGTGGTGTATTGCACTGTTTTTTTAATCACTACACCATTTCCTTTGTTGATTTGGTTTCTCTATAACAGTGTGCGCTAGCAGGATTGTGTGTTGGGATGGTGTACAGGTTTTTCTGAGAGCAATCTCCTGGGACAATTGTTTTGCGTGACCCGGCACTGCCTGGTGACTCTGAGTGGGCATTGTGAGTCGTGGTGTCGCCGGTGGGATGTGAGCCACCCCTGGGAATTCCTGGGGAATGAGCTCATGATCCGTCACCGGAGAGAAACACAAAGGTATCTACTGGCAGCAGCCGTCAGACAAAGATCACGTTAGGGATTGATCAAAGGGATCCTTACTTTTGGTCACCGTATTATCTGGACTGTCCATAAGGGTCAAGATTACATTTATTGTCCACTTTTGCCGCTGAACATAATTGTAAATAAATTAAGTCATTTTCAAAGATTAATGTTACAATGTGTTTCAAATTCACAAGGTTGTTTCCAGATATTGTGTATTCATACAATATAATGTATAGTGTACAAAGAGGAAAACAAAGGCGGCTTCAGTTAAAGTATGTTCAGGTATCAGCTGTGACATTTTACAAACGCTATTCGGAATTCCAGCACTGAAAAATGTGCAGCGTGACCACATATCCATGTTGCTAGGCAATAGGAGATACTTTAGAGTTGCCATAGTGACATTTGACAATGATGTCGAAACCCTGTTCACCTCTTTTCTCTCCCTGACAAAAAACTGGAATTAGTGCTTTTATGGTGCCATCACACAGCTGTCCCGAGTCCCAGTGAAACTGGAACTTAGGAAATTGGGGAGACGCCATCTAGTATATTTCTCTGCTACAATTTTCctaaacaaataaacagttgACAAAAAATAAGACCCCATCAGTAAAGTATTGAATGAATTTACAGTACGAGTTAAATGAATTAACCTataaatttaattattaatggTCCATCTCCTGTATTTAATGGAAAAGGTTATAACAATTCTTTTCAGGTTCATATACATGTTTGTAGTAACAATGTATGTGTCACTTCTTCTGGCTTTTCTGATCCGGTTGGGGCTGATATCCAGAATTTTTCAAGTAGATTCTCACAGACTTCCTATTGAGGAAGAGAGCCCCAACTGTAACATACAAGGgtgcatggatggatgaaaggcaAATACAGCTGGAGACTCATAAAGGGGGAGAACTTAGGACATGTACAAGGACTCCTGAGTGACCGGAGACCATaattaaatgtttcttttttttttttttttacatgattaACAGTTATGTTTTAGCTTAAGATGTCATAATAACAAAATTTTTAGGTTTACAATCTGTTATCTGAACTCACTATTATGGTGAATCTTAACACGAACTGAAATTAATCAAATTACTTTCTGATGACCAAATCAGTTACCAAATCTAAATTACCAAATCAAGTGCAATGTGTTCCTTGATAGACTCATAGCTTACACCTCTTACCTGATTAAAAATGGGTTAatatttaatgacatcccagtTGACTGTAAGTCACTGTCACCTTGGTTAATGTgtaagtcatccatccatccattttccaaaccgcttatcctactgggtcgcaggggggtccggggcctatcccagaagcaatgggcacaaggcagggaacaacccaggatgggggaccagcccatcgcagggcacactcacacaccatttactctcacatgcacaccttattagcctcagcatgtttttggactgtggggggggggggggggggaacccgtgaaccccacgacgacatggggagaacatgcaaactccacacacatgtggcccaggcggagacttgaacccgggtcccagaggcgtgaggcaacagtgctaaccactgcaccaccatgccgccccttacagtgctaaccactgcaccaccatgctgccccctgtgTAAGTCATGGCATCACACATTCACCTGATAGCTGAAATACTTTGGACAAATCACTTTTTATTTCTACAGCTGAATTTAATAAGGTCGTGAAGTTAACATCATGATACAAATAATGCTTAAGACAAAACAATGTATAGAcaatatttaactacaactttaaATACATATGTATAACTAATAATTGTGTGTTCTCCTTTAATGTCGTATTTGGACAACTATAATGGACTTCAAATTGTGCATTTTCTGTATTTGCCCAAAACATACTGTATTTCCAACAGGAGACACAACgcaaaaatgaaaacatgcagtACAAAACCgttaaaaaaaatttgcaaCTACAGGTGCTGACGACATACTCATAAAAACGTACATAAACGCCAATACAGAAGCCCTTGAAAAGGTATTCTGTAATCAATAAAACAAAGAACAGTAAACTGCATAAATGTCTAATTCATTGCGAAGATGATGGCACAATTTAAATTCTTTCAAATCACTTGCTCTGTACTGTTTTCTGAGTCCGAATTGAGGTGGTCCCCCAATTTCTCCACTTTTCACAACAGTACTTTTAGTTTTCATCTTCATCTGTATACAAAAAGTCTTTTTCTTTGGGATTCTGATCCGAAATCTCAGATTATAGATGGACAAAGGAAGTTTCGTGGAAGCTCAATCAGATCACAGAGCTGTGCATTCTAAACGTAATTCTTCTTATCATAGTCCCCGTTCTGCATTATACTTTTCGGCGGTGGGGGATATTTAACCGCGTAAGCGGTGTTTTTGTTCGGGCAGGAACAGCACAGTATGGCTCCTCCGGAGAGCAGGACTGCAGTGGCGGCCCATCCGATGTAAATCGAGGCTCCGATCTCTCGTTTTTGTCCCATCGGGACGTTCTGGTCGTAGAAGGCCACAATTATATTATTAGCGATCCAACACAAAGGCACCAGAACCAAGAGCCCGCTGATGATGTAAGCGACGCCACCAGCGTTGACGACCCTGGCTTTCAGCGCTTCTGCCTTGATGCAGTTGGTGCACTGCGCGCCGGCCACGGTGATCATCAGCCCCACCACGCCCATCACCGACGAGATAACGGTGAGGGCCCGGGCGGTCTGTACGTCTGTGCTTAAGGCGAGCACCGAGTCGTACGTCTTGCACTGCATTTGTCCGGTGCTCTGGACAGCGCACGACATCCACAGTCCATCCCAAATGTTTTGAGAGACCACGATGTTGCTTCCGATGAAGGCTGTCACTTTCCACATGGGCAGACCGCAGGACACCATCACCAAGAGAGTGCCAAGGACGCAAAGTCCTAAACCAAGGGTTTCTATGCAAGCAGAAATCATGCTTTATCACTCACTTCTTTTAGACTACTTCTTGTTTCTTCTTTGACTTGCTGTTTCAACCAGGTCCTCTTCTTCCCAATGGGCTTTCAGAGCGGACAAAGTTTTGTCGCAGTTGGTTAACTGGCCGCTCTAGTTTTAACTGCACACCGTTTTCTTTCAAATGTTTGACTGATGTTGCAGTTCGCTTTAGGACAAGACTAAGAGTCCTGACAGAGCTGTAGTAAGAAAGCCTCGGGGTACTTAGACGCCTCAGAGCTTATTCCTACGAGTATTAACCGTGGAGGAAAAACTACGGACCAATTAGAAGCAGCCGCATCTAGGCGCAGCCAATGAGACGGCAGAGAATTAAACGGGATGGACAAAGGGAAGCGGCGGTGCGAGAAACAGTTACTGACGAGTGAATGGAGCTGGGGGACTTGGGGAAGGAGGACAAACGGCGTTTTCCTGGCGTTTCTAAACTGGAAACCGTTATCCCACCGTGGACATGTGTAACGCTATACTTAAAATTGCACATAAAATCCGTGCAAAAGAAGATTGATAAGAAATacttaaaaaccacagatcacATCACTAAAATAATACGAGAGACGTATAAGTAATAAGTTTTTCATTAGAGCATCAGACGCTAAAGTTTTCTGTCCACAGTATAGCCACCTGTAGGTTTTCTGGGAACGAAACAGAATCCTTAGAAACAGTCTAGCAGTGTTCCCTCTGGAATCACGTTTGGTTCCTAAACTATCTGGTATGGATTTCGGTCCACGTGTAGCCCAGAACACCAGTGAATTGCGCGTCTCATTGGTCGGGAATCATTTCATAGTCTAGTTAAAATTTCGCTTGCGCAAGCAATGTGCGCACGTATTTAATTACTCGGTTTTGGCTGTAACACATTATGTAAAATAATTAGATGTCTTTTTAAGGGCTTGCACACCAATGTCAATTTTCATATAGTTTAAACATGTATGATTAAatcagatggatggatttttcttGTAGTGTAAGGTAGTTTAATTCTTGGGTTTAATGAATACTGAATGTATATACGGTACAAAGTACAAAACGATCGCGTTCTTATTGCGTGTCTGTTAGGGTCGGACCGGTAATCACTTGCAGGACAGTGATGATACAAACAAGCATCAGTGAAAATAGGAACGCAAATGAATCTACCACAATCACTCTTCGTAGTTACACTAGGCCTAGATGCCCCTAATTTGTATCCTGACattaatgattaaaaaaaaaaacaatcaaagaGAATGGGAATTTATACACAACCGAACCATAACAGGATGCAGGTGCCAAAAGCACTAAAAGTGGCAGGCTTTTCTGACATAGCTCGTGCTTAATACTGGCTGCGGGTACGGGTCTCGACAGTAAAATGACCAGAGAAATGCGGGGTATTTCtgtgcttaacaaaaaaagaaaatgaaactcaGGTGATTGGAGTTTGTTTTTATCCAGTGACTTTATTCATTTGTAATTGAACGAAATGTATAGCATGTcgttatattatatagtttcaGCAGGTATAGTAAAGGCATTTCTATAGACGGTTAAATTGATGATTAGAGATTTTTAATTAGTACTGCCGATGCAGATATCGTACACAATGTTTTGGACGGTGTCTTGTGACGTGCTGGAAGCGTGTCCTGTTAGGAAGTTATCACTGTTCCCTGGAAAAACCCGTGGATACAGCGGAGACGACAAGAATGAATGTGGCGTGTCTCATAATGACGGAAATGTCCAACCAGGGtaggtaaacccccccccccccccccccccccaagtccagCCACACACTACGCACATCTTGACTGGCTTCTTCAGGcacaataatttttttccctGAATAATGATCTTAGGTGACAAATTCATCCATCATAAAACACATCTGAGAATAGGTCTACATAAATATTTCGGATATTATTTTAGATAGTAAAATCTATTAATAATTATGAACAATTTGAAAACGATAAACCTCGTAAATTTTATTAAATGACTTGttgctataataataataataataataataataaaagctttcctgtaaaaaaaaatgatgattAAAGACTACAATTCTACAATCTAAAAACGTAATAAAAATTTTTGAATCATGGTTACGAAAAATATGTGAAATTATGAGTATTCTCTGTACAGCAAGCAGGCCTATGATATAATTGTGAATTAATAGTTACATACATAATTACATGCATAATTAcatacataattacatacaatTAAATACAAACATCAGCAAAAAAGAAGCTGGAAGCTTTTAAAATTAACTTGAAAATCAAAAGTTTTTAAGAAAGACTGAAATACCTGCTAGTAAAATTTCATCAACCGCTTAGATGTTTCAGTTTAAACTTAATAAGTTTATGGGTTTGGTTTGAGAGTAATTCAGTTAGCCTTGCTAATGAGTGTGCTCATAAAATCGCCCCATTTCCGCCACCTCCACCAGTCTCACCATCCAGCAAAGCCGATATTTTAAAGTCGGTATTGAAAATATTACTGGGGTTTCAGCACTTTTGTTCATTTTCCTAAAAGGGAAATGATTTGTGGGATTAGGGAAGAACATAACATATGAGATAATAAAAGTCATGGTAACTGTGGGACAGTCTCGCACCCTGCATGTCACAAAGCCTGTCACGTGGACAGCCATTGTTCTCCAGCTCCAAGCTGTGACTCATCCACAGAAACACAGTGTTTTGTACACAGATTCCCTCATGGGACTTCGGTGGGCATGAGATTTGCTTGgtgaaacaaaacacaaatggCCCGCAAAGTACTGGGATTGAATTAGATAGGACCTGTTGACTGACCTCTGACACATCGCTCACCCTCAGGGATTCGTTATCCAAGAACTTCCCCAGTCTTAAGAAATTGACTTCGGGACATTGGCTGTACTCTGTATTGTCCTCCATGAAGATTCATGAAATAAGTTCTACAGGGTGGCTTTTCCGCTTCCTTGCATTGACCCCCCCTtagaccccccaccccttaaAGCCACCTCCCCCTCCTTTGCTCTCCAAATGCCGCTCACCCTACGCCCCCCTCTGTTGTGCAGAGGTGTGTATAGTCTGTCGAGGGTCACAAAACGGCAGGGAGGGGGGAACCTGCTCTGGTGTTAATTGCAAAGCTGTGACATCACAGAGTGGCGCCCGGCACAATGGGGCAGCGGCTCTCTGGGCATTTCCAAGGGCAAGGATTGTACCAGCATCCTTTGTGATTTGCTGCTTTCCTTCTTTGTCTAAATTCTGCAAGTCAGTATGGAGCAAAGAAAATATTCTGTATTGGAAAACAAGTCTCCAGCtgttcaggtgtgtgtgtgtgagacacaATAGGTTTTCAGCAGTTAATCCTCTCTAACGACTGCTGTGTGGCAGCTCAGTGCCCCTATTTGATACACTGGCAAGTGTTTAAGGTCAGTCAGTGCGGGTCCACAGGAGATGAGCACAACAATTCACAAGATATTTCCAGTGGTCTGCGCCAACCCACACTTCAAAGCCTACAGTTACTCTTAATCATGAatttaatgatgatgatgtcataGTATGCCTCGATGAGCAGTCATCCTTTTGGAAATGAAGAGTTTTAGCTGAGGCAGAGAATAGTGTTCTAAATGACTGTCAATTCAGAAAGTTTAAATTTGAAGTTTAATCCTGCTTTGTTGGGTTATCAGCAAAGATAACAAATGTACTCATTGTAGGAGGAGCAGCATTTGTGCCCCTTAGACGAGAAGAAATGTTCGCTCCCTAGCTGGGTGTTATCATTCTGAGGGGGTTCAGATCGTTTTCTGTGTCGCACCACTTGGCAGCTGGTGTAGTGCAGGTGAGTGAAATACTTGTGCACAAGCCTCACAACAGCAGCAACAAACGGTGCAATCAAAGAACCAACTCACTCAGTCCATGGCATTATGTTTTTGGGAAAATTTCTGTGGACTTAGTGAATTTTGGAAATGGAGTTTTTCTTTGCATCACATACGGACTTAGTGAGTTTTTGGTTCCCAATACTGTAACATGATGAGGAAGGTCATTGACTGCAGGTTATCGGTGGTTATCTCAAGGTTAGCAAAACATGGACTGAGTGAATTTTGGAATTTGCTCTTTAACTGGAAGTGAACCAAAACAACCAGTATACAACACGATGACAATAAATAGCACTAAAGAACAGCGTTCACTGGTGTTTACTTTTATTCTTAACTAAATGGGCCCAGATAGTTATTTTTAGACTCGGAAAAGATAAAACTTTATTGATCACAGGGAGAACAGTTACATGATGCTGCTTAAGGGGCCGAACTGAACTGAAGTAGAAATGCAGAAACTCACAGCACTGAAAATCATTCTTGGTTGTCTTGTAGTAGAATATTCTGCTTAATGCCTTGGTGATCACATGCAATAGACACTCTTCTTCTTTTTAAAATTTCTTTATTTCCTGGCTTCCCTGGAATTTTTTCAGACCAATTTCCAGTCTCCCTCCTACTGACTCAGTCCCCCTGTGATTCCTTTGATTTCTGCGGGAACCACCCACCCTTACAGGAGTTTGTGTAACACTGGGACGCCACTTAAGTCCAGTAAAAATGACTCCCACCTTCTTTTCCTTTCACATCTGACTTTAAGCCAGGACTCTGGGGACAAAAGGCAGGCTCCCGTCTCTGGACGGCTTCTCATAAAGGGGCGGCTGCGTGACTTGCATTACTGGAACACCATCAGCGTAAAGGGAAATCCTAAAGATGTAAGGGCCCAGCACTCAGTACGGCGATctctgattttgattggctagcTGTGGTTACCTCACTGCATATGGTAACTACATCTGATCTGTTAGGGTGTGCATTGTCACAACAGCAAGCCACAGGGGGCTAAGACAATGAAAAGGCTGGCCTGAGAAAACGGGGTCAGCCAGTGTTTCAGAAACACAGTCCCATACTAGGTTCTGCCAGATGATGCTGGGAAGGAAGCCAACAGTCAAGCAGGATGGTGTCCAAACAGAAGTAGATCAGTGTCCTATATTTTGCTGAAGCCGCATTTACCGACTTGCCATTTTCGGTGCTACTTGGTAAAGCTTAACATGTGAGCCGATGGCCAAGACGGAATCCCTCCCCGCGAAGCTCGTGGGACAGATGCAGGGGAAACCTCCTTCTCATCGGTGGATGTCTTTGCTTGTGATTGGTTCACCCATGCCACTAACCGCCCTTTTGTTGCTACCTTGGCAGAATATTTGTGGGTCGTCTGGTCCACAGTGTCAACTGAAATACCTGTAGTGCTTTCTGGTTATTCTCTTCTTCTGAAAGTTGCAGTTCTC contains these protein-coding regions:
- the LOC125746495 gene encoding claudin-5-like — translated: MISACIETLGLGLCVLGTLLVMVSCGLPMWKVTAFIGSNIVVSQNIWDGLWMSCAVQSTGQMQCKTYDSVLALSTDVQTARALTVISSVMGVVGLMITVAGAQCTNCIKAEALKARVVNAGGVAYIISGLLVLVPLCWIANNIIVAFYDQNVPMGQKREIGASIYIGWAATAVLLSGGAILCCSCPNKNTAYAVKYPPPPKSIMQNGDYDKKNYV